The following are from one region of the Papaver somniferum cultivar HN1 unplaced genomic scaffold, ASM357369v1 unplaced-scaffold_132, whole genome shotgun sequence genome:
- the LOC113333075 gene encoding vacuolar protein sorting-associated protein 52 A-like, with protein MMMDQSGFDLGVFVGDLAFDEDSSRDDVSLEGLEQELEECKNDDVVANILSKGTKLREYAKGVENDVRQVELNSIQEYIKESDNLVSLHDQIRDCDNILSQMETLLSGFQGEIGSISSEIKSLQEKSMDMGLKLKNRKGAEVKLARFVEDIIVPPRMVDIIVDSEVNDEYMRTLEILSKKLKFVEVDTMVQSSKALKDVQPELEKLRQKAISKVSEFIVQKLHALRKPKTNIQILQQSVLLKYKYVIIFLKEHGKEVYMEVRGAYVDTMNKVLSAHFRSYIQAVEKLQLDIATPSDLIGVETRATSLFSIGREPLKNRSAVFALGERINILKEIEQPALIPHIAEASSLKYPYEVLFRSLHKLLMDTATSEYLFCDDFFGEESIFYEIFAGPFAVIDEHFNLILPNCFDAIGLMLMIRIIHQHQLIMSRRRLPCLDSYLDKINISLWPRFKMVFDMHLNSLRTANVKTLWEDDVHPHYVMRRYAEFSASLVHLNVEYGDGQLELNLERLRMAVDDLINKLAKTFTKPKLQSVFLINNYDMTIAVLKEAGPEGGKTQMHFEELLKSNTVTFVEELLLEYFSNLIKFVKTRASEDPNSSSEKPISVSDVEPLVKDFGSRWKAAIELMHKDVITSFSNFLCGMEILRAALTQLLLYYTRLSDCIKRIPGGLTLNKDLVSISSIMYEIRKYSRTF; from the exons GTAGTGGCAAATATACTGTCCAAAGGGACAAAATTGCGAGAATACGCGAAGGGGGTTGAGAATGATGTGCGACAAGTGGAATTAAACTCCATTCAG GAATATATAAAAGAGAGTGACAATCTAGTCTCTCTTCATGATCAAATTCGTGATTGTGATAACATTTTATCACAGATGGAAACTCTTCTCAGTGGATTCCAG GGAGAAATTGGTTCCATAAGTTCAGAAATAAAAAGTCTGCAAGAGAAGTCCATGGATATGGGTCTAAAACTGAAGAATCGCAAG GGGGCAGAGGTGAAATTAGCGAGGTTTGTTGAAGATATCATTGTTCCTCCAAGGATGGTAGACATAATAGTGGACAGCGAG GTTAATGATGAATATATGAGAACTCTAGAGATATTGAGTAAGAAGCTGAAGTTTGTCGAAGTGGATACAATGGTCCAATCTTCAAAAGCTCTGAAAGATGTTCAGCCTGAACTGGAAAAACTTCGGCAAAAAGCAATTTCAAAG GTGTCAGAATTCATCGTTCAGAAGCTTCATGCCTTGAGAAAGCCCAAAACGAATATCCAGATCCTTCAACAAAGTGTCCTTCTAAAATATAA ATATGTGATAATCTTCCTCAAGGAACATGGTAAAGAAGTATACATGGAGGTTCGTGGAGCATATGTTGACACAATGAATAAA gttctaaGTGCACATTTTCGTTCATACATACAAGCGGTAGAGAAATTACAACTAGATATTGCAACACCAAGTGATTTGATTGGGGTTGAGACCAGGGCTACTAGCCTTTTTTCTATAGGAAGAGAACCTTTGAAGAACCGATCTGCTGTATTTGCATTAGGGGagagaataaatattttgaag GAAATTGAACAACCCGCGTTGATTCCACATATAGCAGAAGCCAGCTCTCTCAAATACCCTTATGAAGTTCTCTTCAGAAGTTTGCACAAGCTCCTGATGGACACGGCAACTTCAGA GTACCTTTTCTGTGATGACTTCTTCGGTGAAGAATCGATATTTTACGAAATATTTGCAG GCCCATTTGCGGTGATTGATGAgcatttcaatttgattcttccGAATTGTTTTGATGCTATCGGACTAATGCTTATGATCCGCATAATTCACCAACACCAG CTCATTATGTCTCGAAGAAGGCTTCCATGCTTGGACTCGTATTTGGACAAG ATCAATATTTCGTTATGGCCTCGGTTCAAGATGGTATTTGATATGCATCTAAACAGCTTGCGTACCGCCAACGTAAAGACACTATGGGAAGATGATGTCCATCCACACTACGTTATGAGGCGTTATGCTGAGTTCTCAGCTTCACTAGTTCACCTCAATGTCGAATATGGAGATGGTCAG CTTGAGTTAAACTTGGAACGTCTGAGAATGGCTGTTGATGACTTGATTAATAAGCTCGCTAAAACATTTACAAAGCCAAAGTTGCAAAGTGTGTTCCTTATCAACAATTATGATATGACTATTGCTGTGCTGAAG GAAGCTGGTCCAGAAGGTGGCAAGACACAGATGCATTTTGAAGAGCTTCTTAAGAGCAACACGGTCACTTTtgtg GAAGAATTATTGCTTGAGTATTTCAGTAATTTAATCAAGTTTGTGAAGACTCGAGCTT CCGAAGACCCAAACTCTAGCTCGGAAAAGCCCATATCAGTCTCTGATGTTGAGCCACTTGTGAAAGACTTTGGGAGCAGGTGGAAAGCTGCAATAGAGCTAATGCACAAAGATGTTATAACTTCTTTTAGCAATTTCCTCTGCGGTATGGAGATCCTTAGAGCTGCCTTAACTCAATTGTTACTTTACTACACGCGGCTTTCCGATTGCATCAAACGTATCCCTGGTGGTTTGACATTAAACAAGGATCTGGTTTCCATCTCTTCAATAATGTATGAAATCAGGAAGTACTCGAGAACTTTCTAG
- the LOC113333192 gene encoding auxin response factor 1-like yields the protein MALAPANHSSSVDGRNQGSLSDDLYRELWHACAGPLVTVPREGERVYYFPQGHMEQLEASTLQPLDKQMPSFNLPSKILCKVVHVQLRAESETDEVYAQITLLPESDQGEVTSPDPPLAEPSRCVVHSFCKTLTASDTSTHGGFSVLRRHADDCLPPLDMSQQPPWQELVATDLHGNEWHFRHIFRGQPRRHLLTTGWSVFVSSKRLVAGDAFIFLRGETGELRVGVRRLMRQLSNMPSSVISSHSMHLGVLATASHAIATGTLFSVFYKPRTSRSEFIVSVNKYLEAREQKLSVGMRFKMRFEGEEAPERRFSGTIVGVGENASQWWTDSEWRSLKVQWDEPSSIPRPDRVSPWELEPLVAAAPPTSQPAQRNKRARSPGLPSPTPDVSVFGMWKSPVESPSSFSHSELQRGREMYQSPNSNSPFSPLVKPNSRGFSGNSQLALSSSSMYWSNQTETLTDSFISVPSKESVEKRQETSNGYRLFGIQLVDNTNMEESSPVVASLPGLGEDQPSLDAESDRQSQPSNANRCDVPALSSDPEKSCLRSPQEMQSRQTRSCTKVHMQGIAVGRAVDLTRLDCYDDLLKKLEGMFSIEGELSGPSKKWQVVYTDDEDDMMMVGDDPWHEFCGMARKIFIYTVEEVKRLSPKAKLPPVNSDVKSTKTDSDVAVATTEDQSSVAGQA from the exons CTTGAGGCATCAACGCTTCAGCCGCTGGACAAGCAGATGCCTTCATTCAATCTTCCATCTAAGATCCTCTGCAAAGTAGTCCATGTTCAACTCCGG GCCGAGTCTGAAACAGATGAGGTTTATGCCCAGATAACTCTTCTTCCCGAATCAGAT CAAGGTGAGGTTACCAGCCCAGATCCTCCGCTTGCTGAACCATCAAGGTGTGTAGTCCATTCATTTTGCAAGACACTTACCGCCTCTGACACAAGCACACATGGTGGATTTTCCGTCCTTCGAAGGCATGCAGACGATTGTTTACCACCACTG GATATGTCCCAACAACCACCTTGGCAAGAATTGGTTGCAACCGATCTGCATGGAAATGAATGGCATTTTCGTCATATTTTTCGAG GACAACCTAGGCGCCATCTGCTTACAACTGGGTGGAGTGTGTTTGTCAGTTCCAAGAGACTAGTAGCTGGGGACGCTTTTATATTTCTTAG GGGTGAAACTGGAGAATTGCGTGTCGGGGTAAGGAGGCTGATGAGGCAACTTAGTAATATGCCATCCTCTGTTATATCCAGCCACAGCATGCATCTCGGGGTCCTCGCTACCGCATCTCATGCCATAGCAACCGGAACACTTTTCTCCGTCTTCTATAAACCAAG AACAAGCCGCTCCGAATTTATTGTTAGTGTCAACAAGTATCTTGAAGCTCGGGAACAAAAGCTTTCTGTTGGGATGAGGTTTAAAATGAGATTCGAGGGTGAGGAGGCTCCTGAAAGAAG ATTTAGTGGTACCATAGTGGGTGTTGGAGAAAATGCATCACAATGGTGGACGGATTCTGAATGGAGATCTCTAAAG GTACAATGGGATGAACCTTCATCCATCCCACGCCCAGATAGAGTTTCACCATGGGAACTGGAGCCACTCGTAGCAGCTGCTCCTCCAACTTCTCAGCCAGCACAAAGGAACAAACGAGCTCGGTCACCAGGATTACCTTCACCAACTCCAGATGTTTCGGTATTTG GTATGTGGAAATCTCCAGTTGAGTCTCCTTCAAGTTTCTCACATTCTGAACTACAAAGAGGGCGAGAAATGTACCAATCACCCAACTCAAATTCCCCCTTCTCTCCATTGGTTAAGCCAAACAGCCGCGGATTTAGTGGAAATTCTCAATTGGCATTGTCCAGCAGTTCGATGTATTGGTCTAACCAGACTGAGACTCTAACAGACTCTTTCATTTCAGTACCTAGCAAAGAGTCTGTTGAAAAGCGACAAGAAACCAGTAACGGCTACAGGCTATTTGGGATCCAGCTAGTCGATAACACTAACATGGAGGAGAGTTCTCCAGTAGTGGCATCGTTACCTGGCCTTGGTGAAGATCAGCCATCTTTAGATGCAGAGTCTGACCGGCAATCGCAACCGTCAAATGCTAATAGATGTGATGTTCCGGCATTGAGCAGTGACCCTGAGAAATCATGCCTGAGGTCTCCTCAGGAGATGCAAAGCAGGCAAACTCGGAGCTGCACAAAG GTTCACATGCAAGGAATTGCAGTTGGTAGAGCTGTTGATTTAACACGGCTTGATTGTTACGATGACCTTCTCAAGAAGCTTGAGGGGATGTTTAGCATCGAAGGTGAACTATCTGGTCCCTCTAAGAAATGGCAGGTGGTTTACACAGATGACGAGGATGACATGATGATGGTTGGTGACGACCCATGGCA CGAATTTTGTGGCATGGCAAGGAAGATATTCATTTACACAGTTGAAGAGGTCAAGAGATTATCTCCCAAGGCAAAGCTCCCACCAGTCAACAGTGATGTAAAATCAACCAAGACAGATTCTGATGTTGCTGTTGCTACAACTGAGGACCAATCTTCAGTAGCAGGGCAGGCTTAA